DNA sequence from the Flavobacteriales bacterium genome:
AGAAAATAAATTGTTAAACCCAAAAACTCTGCTAAATTGATTGATAATTTCTGTCCAATTTATAGGGGGTCAATACACGAAGGAGCGGACAAAAAATCCGTACAGAGGTTTTTAAGTGTTGATCCATTAGCACAAAGCGTCATAACGGCCTACGACTTTTTAACGACGTCTACTTACAACTGATTTGCTAAAGGCTAATCTGATCGGAACGAGCTGATCGCGCGGATCGAGACTTAATTGCATCTAGGTCGCATCCCCTTCGAGCGCATAGCGCCACTTATAACACTTATGAAACCGCATTAATTTCTTCCCACACCAGCTCGGACTCAAAGCCCTTCTGCAGCAGGTAATTTGCAATTTTTCGGTTTCGGGTGTAGGTATTCTTATCCTTTACGGACCGAGCTTTTTGCTCTATTAAATCGCGGAGAACATTCATGTATTCATCTTCATCAATCTCTTGGAGTCCGACCGCGATACACTCTACCGATACCCGTTTGGTTTTGAGGCCTTGACGAATTTTGTAGCGGCCCCATTTGTTGGATCGGAATTTTCCGCGGACGAAGGCCTTGGCGTATCGTTCCTCATTGAGAAACCCAGAGGTAATGAGATCGACAAGGAGCTCGTCGCGTTCATCGGGCCGCAGGCCCATACCTTCCATTTTTCGCTCGACTTCGGATTGGCAGCGCTCTTGATAGGCGCAGTAGCGTTCGAGATCGGCCTTGGCGTCGCCGTAAGAACTTGGAGTGGATTCGGGTGTTGACATGATCTAAAGATAGCTACCTTCGTTCGAATGAAAAACCGATCGTCCCTCACCTATTTACTTAGCTCGAACATCGTGTCGGGATTCGCGCAGGGTATTTCGGTTTTGGCCGTGCCTTGGTACTTCCCCGATGTGCTGGAACAATCGAGCCTGTTTGCCATGGTGTATGGCCTGGTCACTTTTCTGAGTCTTTTTTGGAGCCTGTATGCGGGAAGGCTGATCGATCGGTACTCCCGCAAAACTTTATTCCTCTATGCCAATGGGATCGCCGGAACCATTTTGGCCACAGCGGCGATCTACGGCTTTGCTACGGGTGAAATGCCGCCATGGATGATCTTGGGTGTTTTTGGGATGACCACGCTCTTTTTCAACATTCACTATCCGGCCTTGTACGCTTTTGGTCAGGAGATCACTAAGTCGAAGGACTATGGGCGTATCAATAGTTTATTCGAGATCCAGAATCAGGCCACGAAAGTATTCAGTGGGGCTACTGCAGCGGTGTTGATCAGTAGCACGGTGGCTTATGAGGCCATCAATGTATTGGGGTTCGAGGTGACTTTGCCGTATGCGATAGAGGCTTGGAACCTGCATGCCATCTTTGCCTTTGACGCGTTCACCTATTTCTTGGCCATGGCCTTGATCGGTCGCATCAATTACACGCCGACCGAAAGGAAAAAAGTCGAAAGAGGACGGGGTCCTCGATCGACTTTAAGCGGGTTTCCACTATTTCCGTCAACATCCTTTGGTCTTCAAATACAGACTATTCACGCACTCACTCTTCGCCTTCGTTCTCGTCCAAATCCTCGTTGTGCTTACTCAATACGTGAACCAGTGGATGGCTTCGGGGCCCGACCTCTTTGCGAGTGGGCAAGCTTATTACGCCGTTGGGGCATTGACTGCCGGGTTTGCGACACGGCGTATTTTTTACCGAACCAATAACATTGCCTCCGTCATAATACTCATGGCTTTGGCAGGAACGGTTTTCATATACTTGAGTCTCGGCCAGGTGACCCCGCTCTTCTACACCTGCCTCTTTCTTACAGGGATCACCAATGCCAGAACTCGAATCATTCGCGTGACCTTGTCTCTTCAATCAAATTCCCAACCACGTGATCGGTCGAACGAATAGTGTCTTTACGGTCATCAATCTCATCGTGCGCTCAGTGCTCATCGGAGTATTCAGCCTACCCTACTTCATGAGCGGCACAACGGTTCGATTTGCCTATATGTTCGGAGGTTTCTTCGTCTTGGCTTCGGCGTTGTCATTGCTGCTCGACTACAAGAACCTACGCGCATTGAGCGTCGATGAATCAGGCGGTTAACTCCTCGCCTTTGCTATCGAATAAGTGATATTCGAGGTATTTGTACGCGTCGCGCGGTACCACCTTGAATTTCATCTTGTACTGCTTATTCCACTTTTTACGCAGATTTTTCCAACCGAGGGTCAGATAGGCCGCAATAAATGGATGCGCATGTAATTCGTGCACTTTGTCTCCGCGCTTCATCAGAGCGTCGAGGGTCGATTCCATCCGATCGATGATCAGGATCGGGGCTTCGACTTCTCCACCACCGTCGGGATTCGTCTCACGGGTCTTGATGCTCATTTCGGGTCGAACACGTTGGCGCGTGATCTCGACCAAGCCAAATCGACTTGGAGGTAGAATCTTATGCTTGGCACGATCTTCTTCCATCGCATCTTTCAGTCCTTTGTACAGGACCTGACGATTCTCTTTCTTCTGCATGTCGATGAAATCGACCACGATGATTCCTCCCATATCGCGCAAGCGCAATTGTCGGGCGATCTCGTTAGCGGCGATCAGGTTCACCTCGAGCGCGTTTTGCTCTTGGTTTTCCTTACTGTTGCTGCGATTTCCGGAGTTGACATCGATCACGTGCAGCGCCTCGGTGTGTTCCACAATCAGGTAAGCCCCATTACTCATGGATACACTTCGGCCAAAAGCCGCTTTGATCTGACGCTCGATACCAAAGTGCTCGAAAGACGGAATCCGCCCTTGGTACAATTTAACGATGTTCTCCTTCTCTGGCACTATGGTTCCGATGTACTCCTTGATGTCGTTGAACAACTCTTCGTCGTCTACAACGATACTGGAGAACGATTCGTTGAACACATCGCGCAGGATGGCCGTAGCTCTGTCCATTTCGGTCAGAATTCGATACGGAGCTTTTTTGCGAGGCAACAGGCGGTGCATATTCTTCCACCGCTTCACCAAGTCATTCATGTCTTGGTGAAGGTCTGCTACTTTTTTGCCGGTCGCCACCGTTCTAATGATCACTCCAAAGCCCTTTGGGCGTATAGATTCGATCAAACGGCGAAGTCGGTTCCGCTCTTCTTTGTCCGGAATTTTTGAAGAAACCGATATGCGGTCTGAAAAAGGCATCAGAACCAAGTAACGTCCAGCGATCGAAATCTCAGAACTAATACGAGGTCCTTTGGTTGAAATGGGCTCTTTGGCTACCTGAACCAAGACATCCATTCCTTTTTTCAGGACTTCATCGATCTTCCCGTTCTTATTAATGTCTTTTTCGCGCTGAAAATTCTCAAGCGCCCACTTTTGTCGGCCGGTGGCAGTACGCTTCTGATACTTCAGAAGAGAATTCACCTGCGGACCGAGGTCGTGGTAATGAAGAAAGGCATCTTTTTCGTAGCCTACATCGACAAATGCCGCATTGAGGCCGGGAACTGTTTTCTTTACTTTTCCGAGGTAGATATCCCCTACCTGAAATTGGCGTCCTTCTACTTCTTTCTGCAACTCGTGCAGACGTCCGTCTTTAAGCAACGCAATTTGTACATCGGAACCGCTACTGCTATCAATGATCAGTTCGGTACTCACAATAATTAAGTTTTGGCCGGCGAACTTCCACTAGGGAATCGGCCAGATGCTCAAAGCAATAGGGAAAAGGATAAGAAAGAAATTACTTCTTCTTGTGACGATTCTTTTTCAAACGTTTCTTACGCTTGTGGGTCGCCATTTTATGACGTTTACGTTTTTTACCGCTTGGCATAATGCACTGCTTTAAGTCGTTAATAATACTTTTAATTACACCATTGATCCAACACTGCGCGAACCTCGCCTTTGGCTTCGTCGTCGGTACTGAGCTCTAGATAAGCTTCATAGGCCGCTCTCGTTCCCAACGTGTCGCCCAAACTGCGATGTGCATCGCCTAAGAAACGGTAGGCATCCACATTGTTCGGATCTAATTCGACGACCTTTTGGAACCGCTCCGCAGCTTTTTCGTATTGACCCGATTGAATACTGAACAATCCTAGGTAAAACTGCGCTTTTGGGTTGTTCGGGTGCTCCTCTGCGATCTCCCGCAAAGTCATGATCCCTTCCATGGGATTGTCACCTCGAACCTTCTCAATGGCTTCATCGATCAACTCATTGACATCGGCGGTTTCAGAAACCTCCGGTGTCGTTTCATTCAGCACCGAGATCGGTGCTGTATATAAAAGAACGGTGAGTACTACTCCGACCGCGATCAATATGATCGGTCCGGGTTTCCTCATTTCGCTACGCGCACTTTGTTTTTCACCCCTTCCACAAACGTCTTGCTCGGCTTAAAGGCCGGAATGTTGTGGGCTGGAATGATAATGGTGGTATTCTTAGAAATATTACGACCGGTTTTCTCGGCGCGTTCCTTCACGATAAAGCTTCCAAATCCACGGAGGTAAATATTTTCACCGTCTTCCAACGACTCCTTAACCTCGTCCATGAACGCTTCTACAGTGGCTTGTACTTCCAACTTTTCTAATCCTGTCTTCTCAGCTATATTGGCCACAATATCCGCTTTGGTCATCTCACTAAATGTTTTAGAATTGAACGTTCGACATCATTATGTCGTTTTTCAGGCGTGCAAATATACGGCAAAAAACCTATACTGAAAAGGACTATTGCGTTTAATTGTTTCCGCTAACTTTCTATAAGTCAACCGAATTCAAACCTCAATTATGCAATTCTCGGCCATTTTGATCGATTGGTATCGAAAACAACACCGAAGGCTCCCTTGGCGCGAGACTCAAGACGCGTATAAAATTTGGCTTTCGGAGATCATTTTACAGCAAACTCGTGTCGATCAGGGACTTCCATACTACCTCAAATTCGTCGAAACCTACCCCACCATCGAAGAGCTCGCCAACGCGCCGATCGATGATATTCTAAAGCTGTGGCAGGGACTTGGGTACTATTCGCGCACTCGAAACCTGCATAAAGCAGCCCAACAAGTCTTGTCCGAACACAGCGGAAAATTCCCGTCCGACTATAAGGAACTACTCAAACTATCGGGAATTGGACCGTATACAGCCGCCGCCATCGCCAGCTTTGCCTTTCACCTTCCCTACGCCGTGGTCGACGGAAATGTATACCGCGTCCTGAGTAGATACTTTGGTGTGGAATTGCCTATTGATCGGCCTCTCGGCCAGAAGTACTTCGCCGAACTCGCGACAGAAGTCCTCGATGACGATAGGCCCCACCTGCACAATCAGGCCATTATGGAATTCGGCGCCGTTCAATGCACACCCAAAAACCCGGATTGTGCGCAATGTCCATTAAACGAAAGTTGTATGGCGGTAGAACTGAATTCGGTTTCAGACCTTCCCCGAAAGGAGGGGAAAACTAAGGTCAAAGAAATTTGGATGAATTACCTCTTCATCGAAATGGGCGATAAAGTGGCGATCCGCAAACGGGACGACCGAGGCATTTGGCGTGGCCTGTACGATTTTCCCGTGCTGGAAAGCGAAAGGAGCACATCGCGCCACGAGGCGCAAAACCACCCCGACTGGAAAAAGATCCTGAATAACGGAGCCGTAGAAGTGCATTCGGTGACCGACGGAATCAAGCACCGACTGAGCCACAGGCTACTGAATATTCGGTTTTGGCACCTTATTACCGATACCATGCCGCAATTTCCCGGTATCGTGATGGTCGATCGGGAAGAACTTCCGACCTTTGCTGTTCCAATTGTCATTCATCAATGGATGGAGGACCGAGGACTTGCATAGGTTAATTCGGCGAGAATTTTAAATTTGTTAGAAAGCATTTGGGTATGGCAGGTAGTTTGAATAAAGTAATGTTGATCGGGAATCTCGGGGCCGACCCTGAAGTGCGTCATTTCGACGACGGTGGTTCCTTAGCGCGATTGCGCATTGCGACGTCAGAAAGCTATACCAACCGCGAGGGAAATCGAGTCGAAAATACCGAATGGCACACCGTGATCTTGCGTCGCGGACTCGCCGGTGTGGCCGAGAAATACCTCAAAAAAGGAGATAAGGTGTTCATCGAAGGAAGTATACGTACCCGGCAATGGCAAGACGACCAAGGTCAGGATCGATACAACACCGAGATTCGCGCCATCAACATGACCATGTTGGGTGCCCCGGGTCCGGCCAATTCTTCGGATAGCGGTTCATCGAGCTCTGCTCCGACCCCGCCACCATCGAACACCTCCGCTCAGGGTAGTAGCGCAAACCCTTCACCATCCGATTTCGGTGGTGAAGACGACGACGACCTACCCTTCTAATACGAATCAAATTGCCGGCGATTGGATCCTGACCCCGAACCTTTTCTCTTTTTGACCATCCTACTCGAAGCACCTGTAACCCTGGTTGGATACGGAGTTTCTTTGATCGTTCTGCTACTGAGCTCCGCGTTGATCTCGGGTTCGGAAGTGGCGTTCTTTAGTTTGAGTCCGACCGACTTCGCCTCGCTCGAAAAGCGCAAATCGGCCGCCGATGATCTCGTTCTTCGCCTGCTCGACAAACCCAAGTCGCTGCTCGCCACGATATTGATCACCAACAACTTCATCAACATCCTGATCGTGCTGATCTCGACCCTGTTGATGGGTATGCTGTTCCACTTCGGCGATAACGCAATACTCGATTTTGCGGTTAAGGTAGTCGGCATCACCTTCGTACTCCTTTTGTTCGGAGAGGTGCTCCCAAAAGTATACGCCAACCGCAACGCACTGAACTTCAGCAAAACGATGTCGCAACCGCTTTTCGTTTTGTCGAATGTGCTGCGGCCCGTGGCCGGATTCCTCATCGGAACCAGCAACATCATAGAGCGCCGACTTAAACCTTCAGGGCAAAACATCTCCGTAGAAGACCTCAGTACAGCCCTCGAGATCACCTCCGACGAAGAACGCACCGAAGACGACCAACGCCTGCTCGAAGGGATCGTAAAATTCGGATCCATCGAAGTGCGTCAGATCATGAAACCGCGGATGGATATCATTGCGCTCGATACTGAAATGACCTACCCCGAAGTGCTGAAGCTCATACTCGAAAATGGCTACTCACGCCTACCGGCCTTTCAAGAAAACCTCGATCAGGTAAGCGGCATCCTTTATATAAAGGATCTCCTTCGTCATCTGAATGCCAACGACGACTTTAAATGGCCGAACCTCTTGCGACCGCCCTTCTTTGTGCGGGAAAACAAAAAGATCGACGACTTACTAAAAGAGTTCCAAGAGCGTAAAATGCACATGGCCGTGGTGGTCGACGAATACGGTGGCACCTCCGGACTCGTGACCATGGAAGACGTGCTCGAGGAGATCGTGGGCGATATCAGCGATGAGTTCGACGACGAAGACATCATCTACTCCAAGCTCGACGACGATAACTACGTGTTCGAAGGCAAGACCCCGCTGAACGATTTCTACCGCGTACTCGATATCGAGAGAGTTGACTTCGACGAGGTGCGGGGCGATTCGGATACCCTGGCCGGATTCCTACTCGAGATCTCGGGCAAGTTCCCACGCAAGAACGAAGTAATAGATTACCTCCACTATCGTTTCAAGGTGGAAGGCATCGACCACCGCCGCATCAAGCGCATCAAGGTAACGGTGCTCGACCCAGAATCCACCGGGAATGAAGAATAGTATTTTCGCACTGGCCCTGTTGGCCTTCATCGCCTGCAGCAGCGATGATTTCACACCAAAACCCTTTGGCAACGTGCGCATCGAACTGCCCGAGCGATCGTACAAAAGCTTCAACGATACCTTCCCATATCGCTTTGAGTTTCCCGCCTACGGCGAGATGAAAAAGCGGCGCGACTACTGGAGCACAGTGCAGTTGAAGAACTTCAAGTCCGATATCCACCTGACCTACAAACCACTGAACAACAACCTGTACAAGTATCTGGAGGAATCGCGTGAATTGGTGTACAACCACACGAGCAAAGCCGATGGAATCCAGGAAAGGGTATACGAGAATTCAGAGGCGCAAACTTGGGGTGTGCTTTACGAGATCTCCGGCGATGCGGCCTCGCAGCTTCAGTTCGTTATTACCGACAGCACCGATCATTTTCTACGGGGCGCACTATACTTCCGCGCAACGCCGAACTACGACTCTATCAGACCCGTATTCGAATTCCTACGCGAAGACGTTATCCATTTGATGGAGACCACGCGCTGGAACGAACCGTCCTAAGCCATACATAGGCCTGTAAAACGAAGATCAAGAAAGAAAAGACCAAGTGCATGGGCTGCAAAGCACGCGGTAATCCGGCATAGGCCAGTGCTATTCCGGTCGCGACCTCTACAACGATCAAGGCACCCATCCAATACACTTCTTTGATCGGCTCCCACCGCAAATAATTGAGCCCGACCACCACGGCATTCACGGCCAAAACCACGATAGAAAAGCTTCGGTGTACTTTAAAGATGATCGGCAATTGATCGATCCATGTCACCCGATTGAGTCCGCCCAAACTCTTGGCAATGAAATCAATCTCCTCGCGGACTTGCGTGCCCAGTAGGATCTGTATTAAACTGAGTAGTACCGCAACGCCCAGAAAGACCCGGAAATGGCCATCGGCCCGCAAGGGCGAAACCTCGTTTATTCTTCGCAGGCGGCTGAGCAAGGTCAGAAGTAGAGCCACGATAGCCAGGGCACCGAACATGTGCATGGTGATCTGTCCCGGAATCAGGTTTCCGTCGACCACCATTTTCCCGAGCCAGGCTTCGAATCCCAGCAAGACAAGCACGCCGAAGGCCAGTAGCGGAATAACGGGGCTTCGGCGGAGAAACGACAAGCTCAGCACGAAGGTGAGGAATACCGGTATGCCGCTAAAGGCTCCGATGAGCCGATTGATGTATTCGGTCCAGGTATGCGCCGCATTGAAGAGCGCGTAGTTATGGCGGGTATACTTTTGCCACTGCGCCTCGTTGTAGCTTTCGCCCGAGGTAAAGTCGGACTGCGCCACCCAAAGTGCCTCGTTGTGAATGATCATTTGGCCCTTTTCGAAGGAGCGGTCGGGAGCCCATTCGAGGACCGATCGTTCCGTGGGCGGAATCAAATAGCCGAAGCATTTGGGCCAGTCGGGACATCCCATGCCACTACCGGACATACGGACCACACTTCCGGCCACCACCACGAGCATGATGCAGACCAGAGAAATGCGCGCTGTAAAAAAGAGTGCTTTATTCATGATAGGCGGAGCAAATTTATCATTTTTGAGTACCTCTATGAACGGATTTCTCGACCTTCTTGCCGACGAATTACTCGAGCGCCACGGCGATCGCCTAGGCGATGTGCTCGTGGTGCTGCCGAGCCACCGCGCGGCACTGTTTTTGCGCAAGCGGCTCTCGGAGCGAATCGACCGGCCTACCCTGGCTCCGGAGATCATGGCCATAGAGCCGTTTATTACCCGTTGGAGCGGACTCCACACCTTCGACAAGGTGCGCCTCTCGTTCGAGCTGTACGAATGCTACCTCGAGCTGCACGAGGGCGACGACGTGCCCGACACCATCGTTCAGTTCTCCAAATGGGGTCAGATCCTACTGCAAGATTTCAACGAAGTCGACCGATATTTGATTCCGGCCGACGAACTATACCGCTCGCTGGTCGATATCAAGCGCATCGAGATGTGGATGCGCGACGGGGATCCGGAGCCAACACCGCTCATGCAGAAGTTCCTCGATTTCTGGGACACCCTAGGGCCCTTGTACCACGGTTTTCGTGAGCGCCTACTCAACATGAACGGCGCCTACCAAGGAATGCTGTACCGCCACCTGTGCGAGGATCTCGAGGCGGCCGGTAAACGCTGGCCTACCGAATGGAAGGGGCCAGTTTACGTGGCCGGATTCAATGCCATAAACAAGGCCGAAGAAGTGCTTTTCGATTGGCTCGTGAAAGAAAAGGGGGGCCACCTGCGGTGGGATGCAGACCGCTTTTACCTCGATCAACCCAAGCACGAGGCGGGGATGTTCCTGCGTCGATTCTGCAAGAATCCGCGTTTTTTAGAAGAAGGTGAACTCCGATGGACCCACGACCATTGGGCCACCACTCCCAAAAAGATCAACGTATGGGCCACCGCCAAGAATATGGCCCAGGCGCACCACGCGGGAACCCTCTTGAAGAGCCGTTTAAAAAGCGACCCCCAACTCAAGAATACCGCGTTGGTGTTGGCCAATGAAGACATGTTGCTACCTGTACTCAATGCGCTTCCGGCCGAAGTAAAGCACGTGAACTTGACCATGGGTTATCCCATTCGGCACGGTCTCGTGATCGATTTCTTGGAGCAACTTTTACGGCATCAGGAGTCCATCGAAAAAAGTGTCATTGCCGGTAAAGGACAACGCCTGTACCACAGAAACGTAATACGGCTGCTCACTCATCCGCTGTGGAACCTCCTCTACCCCAACGACCCCAGTGCGCGGGTACACCGATTGATCGTTGAGCGAAATCTAATGTTCTTCAGCGATGCGAACCTGCAGAAATGGTGGGGCGAATTCGGTGGGAATTGGAGCGACCGCATGAACCATGTCTTTGCCCCGTGGAGTCAAACATCGCCCACCGAAACACTGCTTCAATGGGCACAAGACGTTCGGGCGGATATACAATTGGTCGATAGCGACCGGGTGACCTGGGAACGCGAGTTCCTCTTCCAAGTGTACAAGGTATTGGTTCAACTGCGCGACCTGAACGAGCGGTTCGGGCGTATCGACAGCATTGCCTCGCTAAGGACCTTTATACGCCCGTTGCTTCAACAGCAGGAGCTGCCGTTTTACGGAGAGCCGCTACAGGGTCTTCAGATCATGGGCATGCTCGAAACTCGTACGCTAGATTTCGAGTGCGTGATGATTTTCTCCGTAAACGAAGAAATCCTGCCCATGGGGACGTCGAGCCAAAGCTTTATACCCTTCGACCTCAAAGCTCATTACGGATTGCCGAGCACAGGAGAAAAGGATGCCATATTCGCCTACCATTTTTACCGATTACTCCAGCGCGCTTCCGAAGTGCACCTCATCCACACTACTCAAACCGACGATTTCGGAAGTGGCGAACGCAGCCGATACATTACTCAGATAGAGCACGAGCTCGCGCACAAATACAAGTCGGTCATAGAATACAACGAAGGGGTGGTATCGACTCCGTTGACCTCTACCGAAGACCCACAGTGGATAATCGACAAATCGCCGGCACTGGTTGAGCGATTGAACGAAATGCTCGATCGAGGACTTAGTCCCAGTGCTTTGAACCGCTACTTGCAAGCACCTCTCGAGTTCTACTTTCAGTACGTATTACGGCTTCGTGAAGCAGAGGAAGTGGAAGAGTCCTTGGAGAGCAGCACCTTCGGAGATGTGGTGCACCACGCCTTGGAACAGCTGTACCTACCCTATGTAGGCAAGGTCATCAGCGAGGAGGTATTGAATGAACTACTGAAAGAGCACGAGCAGCAGGTCGATCGTTCGTGGAACCAAAAATACCGTGGTGGCAATCCGTATTACGGCACTAATTTCCTGGGTATACAAGCCGCCCGCACCTATGTCAAGCGATTCCTCGAATGGGAATTGCAGGTAGTACAGGGTTTGAACAAGAAAAGAGAAGTTTTGACCTTGATCGACTGTGAGCATTTTGCCGAATCGAGCCTGCGCTTACCGAATGGAAAGGAAGTGAAGATCCACGGATACATTGATCGGGTGCATCGCATTGGCGACACCTATTATGTAGTCGACTACAAATCGGGAACGGTAGACAAGAACAGCATAAAGTGGAAGGGCTGGGAGCGCGTACGCGATAACGACAAAACGGAGAAAACGGTTCAGCTTATGGTGTACAGCTGGTTGTGGCATCGTGCCGCAGGCACCCCCCCGGAAAATATTAAAGCGGGCATTTATTGGTTGCGACAGCCCTCGAAGCCCGATCATTTGACCTACGACGATAAAAATAAAAAGGCCCTCACAGAGGAGGACCTTCTTTCGTTCGAAGCGGGGTTGGCAGAAGTGATCTTGGAAATGCTCGATGAGCGGATTCCTTTCGCGAACGCGCCTGACGCCCCTTATCTTATATTCTCGAAGTCGACCGAGTGATCGATCATGCTTCTTTCATTTTACCTTTACCGCACGCTTTGGCGCAGTCGGTCTTAGCGTCTGCAGTTTTGCTACAAGCGGCCTTTTTCTCGGCAGTGCACTCAGATGGGTCGCAAGATTTGCTGCATCCGGACTTCGCTTCGCCATCTGCTTCGCTACCGTCCCATGATGCTAATTTTGCGGTGTAGATACCATCGTGTAATCCGTTGATCACCTCGATGATCTCGTCCTCTGAGATCTCATCGGCATTGTACTCGATCTTGGCCGAGCTGTGGTCGAAATCCACACTGGCGAACTGGACGCCTGCTGTATTACCTAAAGCTTTTTCAATGGTGTTCACGCAACCGTGCGAGCACATAATACCATCTACCGACAATTCAACTGTTGCTGCCGCTACCTCGGCTGAAGCTTCGGTGTTAGCAGTGCTTTCAGCCTCCGTAGTCGATTGCTGTCCACAAGCGGCGAAGACCATTAAACCGGCAGTGATGATTCCGGATAAAATCACCTTTCTGATGTAGCTATAAATTTAAGTTCTGATTCTATTCTCAATTCCGGCCCTTAGGGCCAATTTCTTTATCTAACGATCTTGTAGGCCTCCGTTTCATTCACGGCTTCCACTAGGCGGTCCATTTCAATAGCATCTGCTTCCACGACCGCTTTTCCGCGCTCCCAGCTCACATCGGCTCGCACCACCCCCGGCACTCCTTCCAGCGCCGTTTTCACCGTTCGAGCACAGTGCATGCAGCTCATTCCTTCGATGTCGATATTCAACTCCATCCGAACAAAGTTACAC
Encoded proteins:
- a CDS encoding PD-(D/E)XK nuclease family protein yields the protein MSTSMNGFLDLLADELLERHGDRLGDVLVVLPSHRAALFLRKRLSERIDRPTLAPEIMAIEPFITRWSGLHTFDKVRLSFELYECYLELHEGDDVPDTIVQFSKWGQILLQDFNEVDRYLIPADELYRSLVDIKRIEMWMRDGDPEPTPLMQKFLDFWDTLGPLYHGFRERLLNMNGAYQGMLYRHLCEDLEAAGKRWPTEWKGPVYVAGFNAINKAEEVLFDWLVKEKGGHLRWDADRFYLDQPKHEAGMFLRRFCKNPRFLEEGELRWTHDHWATTPKKINVWATAKNMAQAHHAGTLLKSRLKSDPQLKNTALVLANEDMLLPVLNALPAEVKHVNLTMGYPIRHGLVIDFLEQLLRHQESIEKSVIAGKGQRLYHRNVIRLLTHPLWNLLYPNDPSARVHRLIVERNLMFFSDANLQKWWGEFGGNWSDRMNHVFAPWSQTSPTETLLQWAQDVRADIQLVDSDRVTWEREFLFQVYKVLVQLRDLNERFGRIDSIASLRTFIRPLLQQQELPFYGEPLQGLQIMGMLETRTLDFECVMIFSVNEEILPMGTSSQSFIPFDLKAHYGLPSTGEKDAIFAYHFYRLLQRASEVHLIHTTQTDDFGSGERSRYITQIEHELAHKYKSVIEYNEGVVSTPLTSTEDPQWIIDKSPALVERLNEMLDRGLSPSALNRYLQAPLEFYFQYVLRLREAEEVEESLESSTFGDVVHHALEQLYLPYVGKVISEEVLNELLKEHEQQVDRSWNQKYRGGNPYYGTNFLGIQAARTYVKRFLEWELQVVQGLNKKREVLTLIDCEHFAESSLRLPNGKEVKIHGYIDRVHRIGDTYYVVDYKSGTVDKNSIKWKGWERVRDNDKTEKTVQLMVYSWLWHRAAGTPPENIKAGIYWLRQPSKPDHLTYDDKNKKALTEEDLLSFEAGLAEVILEMLDERIPFANAPDAPYLIFSKSTE
- a CDS encoding heavy-metal-associated domain-containing protein, with product MILSGIITAGLMVFAACGQQSTTEAESTANTEASAEVAAATVELSVDGIMCSHGCVNTIEKALGNTAGVQFASVDFDHSSAKIEYNADEISEDEIIEVINGLHDGIYTAKLASWDGSEADGEAKSGCSKSCDPSECTAEKKAACSKTADAKTDCAKACGKGKMKEA
- a CDS encoding COX15/CtaA family protein — protein: MNKALFFTARISLVCIMLVVVAGSVVRMSGSGMGCPDWPKCFGYLIPPTERSVLEWAPDRSFEKGQMIIHNEALWVAQSDFTSGESYNEAQWQKYTRHNYALFNAAHTWTEYINRLIGAFSGIPVFLTFVLSLSFLRRSPVIPLLAFGVLVLLGFEAWLGKMVVDGNLIPGQITMHMFGALAIVALLLTLLSRLRRINEVSPLRADGHFRVFLGVAVLLSLIQILLGTQVREEIDFIAKSLGGLNRVTWIDQLPIIFKVHRSFSIVVLAVNAVVVGLNYLRWEPIKEVYWMGALIVVEVATGIALAYAGLPRALQPMHLVFSFLIFVLQAYVWLRTVRSSAWSPSNG
- a CDS encoding cation transporter, coding for MELNIDIEGMSCMHCARTVKTALEGVPGVVRADVSWERGKAVVEADAIEMDRLVEAVNETEAYKIVR